The following proteins are co-located in the Eleginops maclovinus isolate JMC-PN-2008 ecotype Puerto Natales chromosome 1, JC_Emac_rtc_rv5, whole genome shotgun sequence genome:
- the rpl10 gene encoding large ribosomal subunit protein uL16 yields MGRRPARCYRYCKNKPYPKSRFCRGVPDPKIRIFDLGRKKAKVDEFPLCGHMVSDEYEQLSSEALEAARICANKYMVKTCGKDGFHIRMRLHPFHVIRINKMLSCAGADRLQTGMRGAFGKPLGTVARVHIGQVIMSVRTKAANKEHIIEALRRAKFKFPGRQKIHISKKYGFTKFNACDFDEMMAEKRVISDGCGVKYIPNNGPLTRWKKLHAN; encoded by the exons ATGGGCCGCCGTCCAGCCCGCTG ctATCGCTACTGCAAGAACAAGCCATACCCCAAGTCCCGCTTCTGCAGGGGTGTGCCTG atCCCAAGATCAGGATCTTCGACTTGGGCAGGAAGAAAGCTAAGGTTGATGAGTTCCCCCTGTGTGGCCACATGGTGTCAGATGAGTACGAGCAGCTGTCTTCTGAAG CTCTGGAGGCTGCACGTATCTGTGCCAACAAGTACATGGTGAAGACCTGCGGTAAGGATGGTTTCCACATCCGTATGCGCCTGCATCCCTTCCACGTCATCCGCATCAACAAAATGTTGTCCTGTGCTGGAGCTGATAG GCTCCAGACTGGAATGCGCGGTGCTTTCGGTAAACCCCTTGGTACCGTGGCCCGTGTGCACATTGGTCAGGTGATCATGTCTGTGCGTACCAAGGCTGCCAACAAGGAGCACATTATTGAGGCTCTGCGCAGAGCCAAGTTCAAGTTCCCCGGTCGCCAGAAG ATCCATATTTCCAAGAAGTACGGCTTCACCAAATTCAATGCCTGCGACTTCGATGAGATGATGGCTGAGAAGCGTGTGATTTCAGACGGCTGTGGAGTGAAGTACATTCCCAACAACGGCCCCCTGACCCGCTGGAAGAAACTGCACGCCAACTAA
- the dnase1l1 gene encoding deoxyribonuclease-1-like 1, whose protein sequence is MKSSLLLFSFLLCVCGVQVASGFKICAFNLHHFGDSKVKKSNVVHTLARIITRCDVSLLQEVRDAKGKAVPKLLDRLNKYDPDHDYAFVASERLGRTSSYQEQYVFVYRTDTVSVTGQYQYPDDRQGDVDAFSREPFVVRFKAPKTDIKEFVLIPQHTTPTNTTKELDALYDVLQHVRKMWDTENVMLLGDFNADCGYLAKKNRKNVRLITGRNLFWLIPEKTDTTVKFSTSCTYDRIVVHGEKFARAIVPSSAGPFNFQEAYRLSEEQALEVSDHYPVEVRLKGIADKVSLSIGTLLSLFVLSQLVFKVLT, encoded by the exons ATGAagtcctctctcctcctcttctccttcctcctgtgtgtgtgtggcgttcAGGTGGCTTCAGGTTTCAAAATCTGTGCCTTTAACCTCCATCACTTTGGGGATTCCAAGGTCAAGAAGAGCAATGTGGTGCATACTCTTGCCAGG ATCATCACCCGCTGTGACGTGTCTTTGCTGCAGGAAGTGAGAGACGCGAAAGGGAAAGCGGTACCAAAGCTGCTTGACCGCCTCAACAA GTACGACCCTGATCATGACTATGCCTTTGTGGCCAGTGAGCGGCTGGGCAGGACCTCCTCGTACCAGGAGCAGTACGTGTTCGTTTACAG GACTGACACCGTGTCAGTGACTGGACAGTACCAGTACCCTGATGATCGTCAAGGAGACGTCGATGCTTTCTCCAGAGAACCGTTCGTTGTCCGCTTCAAAGCGCCCAAAACAG ATATAAAGGAGTTTGTCCTCATACCTCAGCACACCACTCCAACCAACACCACTAAAGAGCTCGATGCACTCTATGACGTTTTGCAGCATGTGAGGAAGATGTGGGACACTGAG aacgTGATGCTTCTCGGGGATTTCAACGCTGACTGCGGCTACCTGGCTAAGAAGAACAGGAAGAACGTGAGGCTGATCACAGGGAGGAACCTCTTCTGGCTGATCCCAGAGAAGACCGACACCACTGTGAAATTTTCCACCTCCTGCACCTACGACAG GATCGTTGTGCACGGGGAGAAGTTTGCCAGAGCCATTGTGCCTTCTTCAGCCGGACCGTTCAACTTCCAGGAGGCTTACAGACTCTCAGaggaacag gCACTGGAGGTGAGCGACCACTACCCGGTGGAGGTTCGGCTGAAGGGCATTGCAGACAAAGTGTCTCTCAGCATCGGGACGCtcctgtctctgtttgtccTCAGTCAACTGGTCTTCAAAGTGTTAACATGA